Genomic window (Allostreptomyces psammosilenae):
CCTCGTCGTGTTGTCGTCGGAATGCGGGCGCGGTTCGCGAGAAGACCGCCGAGGTGGTGAAAACGCAGGATTCGGAACACGACGGAGCCCGTGCTAAGGTCTCCATCGAGTTCGCGGAAAGCGCGGATTCATCCAGGCTTTCGAAGATGCGAACGAGCGGAAAACCCGCCGGAAAACATCTGGTAAGCTTGAAAGCGAAGAAAGAACGGGAAGCGCCCGGAGAACGGTGAGAGCCGGTCGAAGGAAGCGTTCGTTCCTTGAGAACTCAACAGCGTGCCAAAAGTCAACGCCAGATATGTTGATACCCCCGGCGAGATCCGGCTTACGGGTCTTGCAGGTGGTTCCTTTGAAACACACAGCAAGGACGCTGGCGCAGGTCGGGATTTTCCTCCCGGTGCTGTGCCGCTCCTCCGTGTGGTTGCCTCGATCGCGAGGAAGCATTCACGGAGAGTTTGATCCTGGCTCAGGACGAACGCTGGCGGCGTGCTTAACACATGCAAGTCGAACGGTGAAGCCCTTCGGGGTGGATCAGTGGCGAACGGGTGAGTAACACGTGGGCAACCTGCCCCAGACTCTGGGATAACACCGGGAAACCGGTGCTAATACCGGATACGACTACTGCGGGCATCCGTGGTGGTGGAAAGTTCCGGCGGTCTGGGATGGGCCCGCGGCCTATCAGCTTGTTGGTGGGGTAATGGCCTACCAAGGCGACGACGGGTAGCCGGCCTGAGAGGGCGACCGGCCACACTGGGACTGAGACACGGCCCAGACTCCTACGGGAGGCAGCAGTGGGGAATATTGCACAATGGGCGAAAGCCTGATGCAGCGACGCCGCGTGAGGGATGACGGCCTTCGGGTTGTAAACCTCTTTCAGTAGGGAAGAAGCCTTCGGGTGACGGTACCTACAGAAGAAGCACCGGCTAACTACGTGCCAGCAGCCGCGGTAATACGTAGGGTGCGAGCGTTGTCCGGAATTATTGGGCGTAAAGAGCTCGTAGGCGGCTTGTCGCGTCGGATGTGAAAGCCCGGGGCTTAACCCCGGGTCTGCATTCGATACGGGCAGGCTAGAGTTCGGTAGGGGAGATCGGAATTCCTGGTGTAGCGGTGAAATGCGCAGATATCAGGAGGAACACCGGTGGCGAAGGCGGATCTCTGGGCCGATACTGACGCTGAGGAGCGAAAGCGTGGGGAGCGAACAGGATTAGATACCCTGGTAGTCCACGCCGTAAACGTTGGGCGCTAGGTGTGGGGAGCATTCCACGTTCTCCGTGCCGCAGCTAACGCATTAAGCGCCCCGCCTGGGGAGTACGGCCGCAAGGCTAAAACTCAAAGGAATTGACGGGGGCCCGCACAAGCGGCGGAGCATGTGGCTTAATTCGACGCAACGCGAAGAACCTTACCAAGGCTTGACATACACGGTGCACCTGCAGAGATGTGGGGTCCTTCGGGGTCGTGTACAGGTGGTGCATGGCTGTCGTCAGCTCGTGTCGTGAGATGTTGGGTTAAGTCCCGCAACGAGCGCAACCCTTGTTCCATGTTGCCAGCGAGTAATGTCGGGGACTCATGGGAGACTGCCGGGGTCAACTCGGAGGAAGGTGGGGATGACGTCAAGTCATCATGCCCCTTATGTCTTGGGCTGCACACATGCTACAATGGCCGGTACAGAGGGTTGCGATACCGTGAGGTGGAGCTAATCCCAAAAAGCCGGTCTCAGTTCGGATTGGGGTCTGCAACTCGACCCCATGAAGTCGGAGTCGCTAGTAATCGCAGATCAGCAACGCTGCGGTGAATACGTTCCCGGGCCTTGTACACACCGCCCGTCACGTCACGAAAGTCGGTAACACCCGAAGCCGGTGGCCCAACCCTTGTGGGGGGAGCCGTCGAAGGTGGGACTGGCGATTGGGACGAAGTCGTAACAAGGTAGCCGTACCGGAAGGTGCGGCTGGATCACCTCCTTTCTAAGGAGCGTTCTCGACAATCCTTCGGGGTTGTCGCAGAGGCCATTACGTCAGCGAGTGTCTGACGGTGGTTGCTCATGGGTGGAACGTTGACTACTCGGCATCACTCGGATTCTTGACGCTAGTACTGCTCTTTGTGAGCGTGGAACGCTGAGGGAGACGAGGGGTGTCGGGCACGCTGTTGGGTCCTGAGGGAACGGCCGTGAGGCTGTTTTCTCTGGATACGCATACCGGCCCTGTGAGCATGCCTTGTGTGGTGTGTGAGTGGGTGGCTGGTCGTTGTTTGAGAACTACACAGTGGACGCGAGCATCTGTGGCCAAGTTTTTAAGGGCGCACGGTGGATGCCTTGGCATCAGGGACCGATGAAGGACGTGGGAGGCCACGAAAGGCCCCGGGGAGCTGTCAACCGAGCTGTGATCCGGGGGTGTCCGAATGGGGAAACCCGGCAGTCGTCATGGGCTGTCACCTACACCTGAACGCATAGGGTGTATGGAGGGAACGCGGGGAAGTGAAACATCTCAGTACCCGCAGGAAGAGAAAACAACAGTGATTCCGGGAGTAGTGGCGAGCGAAACTGGAAGAGGCTAAACCGTGGTGGTGTGATACCCGGCAGGGGTTGCCATCATGGGGTTGTGGGACATCTCGGCCTGGTCTGCCGGCCTGGCGAGGAGTGAGAAACCATTGCGGTAGTCGAAGGGCATGCGAAAGGCCCGGCGTAGAGGGTAAGACCCCCGTAGACGAAATCGTGGTGGCTCCTGGGGTTGTTCCCAAGTAGCACGGGGCTCGAGGAATCTCGTGTGAATCTGGCAGGACCACCTGCTAAGCCTAAATATCTCCTGATGACCGATAGCGGATAGTACCGTGAGGGAATGGTGAAAAGTACCGCGGGAGCGGAGTGAAATAGTACCTGAAACCGTGTGCCTACAAGCCGTGGGAGCGTCGCCGCAACTTTCGGGTTGTGGTCGTGACTGCGTGCCTTTTGAAGAATGAGCCTGCGAGTTTGCGGTGTGTGGCGAGGTTAACCCGGTGTGGGGTAGCCGTAGCGAAAGCGAGTCTGAATAGGGCGATTCAGTCGCATGCCCAAGACCCGAAGCGGGGTGATCTACCCATGGGCAGGGTGAAGCGCGGGTAAGACCGTGTGGAGGCCCGAACCCACCAGGGTTGAAAACCTGGGGGATGACCTGTGGGTAGGGGTGAAAGGCCAATCAAACTCCGTGATAGCTGGTTCTCCCCGAAATGCATTTAGGTGCAGCGTCGCGTGTTTCTTGCCGGAGGTAGAGCACTGGATAGGCGATGGGCCTTACCGGGTTACTGACCTTAGCCAAACTCCGAATGCCGGTAAGTGAGAGCGTGGCAGTGAGACTGCGGGGGATAAGCTCCGTGGTCGAGAGGGAAACAGCCCAGAGCATCGGCTAAGGCCCCTAAGCGTGTGCTAAGTGGTAAAGGATGTGGAGTCGCAGAGACAACCAGGAGGTTGGCTTAGAAGCAGCCACCCTTGAAAGAGTGCGTAATAGCTCACTGGTCAAGTGATTCCGCGCCGACAATGTAGCGGGGCTCAAGCACACCGCCGAAGCCGTGTCATTCGCCGTAAGGTGGATGGGTAGGGGAGCGTCGTGTATCGGGTGAAGCGGCGGCGTGAGCCAGTCGTGGATGGTACGCGAGTGAGAATGCAGGCATGAGTAGCGATTCAGGAGTGAGAAACTCCTGCGCCGATTGACTAAGGGTTCCTGGGGCAGGTTGATCCGCCCAGGGTAAGTCGGGACCTAAGGCGAGGCCGACAGGCGTAGTCGATGGACAACGGGTTGATATTCCCGTACCCGTTTCAACGCGCCCAACGCTGAACCCTCTGATGCTAAGCCCGTGAAGCTTTCGTGGTCCTTCGGGACTGCGGGAGTGGAGCCGGTGACCCAAAGGGGTAGTAGGTGAGTGATGGGGTGACGCAGGAAGGTAGTCCAGCCCGGGCGGTGGTTGTCCCGGGGTAAGGGTGTAGGGCGCCAGGTAGGCAAATCCGCCTGGCATGTGCTTGAGACCTGATGCCGAGCCTTTGTGGCGAAGTGGATGATCCTATGCTGTCGAGAAAAGCCTCTAGCGAGTGTTGGAGCGGCCCGTACCCTAAACCGACTCAGGTGGTCAGGTAGAGAATACCGAGGCGTTCGGGTGAACCATGGTTAAGGAACTCGGCAAAATGCCCCCGTAACTTCGGGAGAAGGGGGGCCGCTGCTGGTGAAGGGACTTGCTCCTGGAGCTGGTGGTGGCCGCAGAGACCAGCGAGAAGCGACTGTTTACTAAAAACACAGGTCCGTGCGAAGCCGTAAGGCGATGTATACGGACTGACGCCTGCCCGGTGCTGGAACGTTAAGGGGACCGGTTAGTCGGCCTTCGGGTTGGCGAAGCTGAGAACTTAAGCGCCAGTAAACGGCGGTGGTAACTATAACCATCCTAAGGTAGCGAAATTCCTTGTCGGGTAAGTTCCGACCTGCACGAATGGCGTAACGACTTCTCGACTGTCTCAACCATGGGCCCGGTGAAATTGCATTACGAGTAAAGATGCTCGTTTCGCGCAGCAGGACGGAAAGACCCCGGGACCTTTACTATAGCTTGATATTGGTGTTCGGTTCGGCTTGTGTAGGATAGGTGGGAGCCGGTGAAGTCGCGTCGCTAGGCGTGGTGGAGGCGTTGTTGAAATACCACTCTGGTCGTGCTGGATGTCTAACCTGGGTCCGTGATCCGGATCAGGGACAGTGTCTGGTGGGTAGTTTAACTGGGGCGGTTGCCTCCTAAAGGGTAACGGAGGCGCCCAAAGGTTCCCTCAGCCTGGTTGGCAATCAGGTGTTGAGTGTAAGTGCACAAGGGAGCTTGACTGTGAGACTGACGGGTCGAGCAGGTGCGAAAGCAGGGACTAGTGATCCGGCGGTGGCTTGTGGAAGCGCCGTCGCTCAACGGATAAAAGGTACCCCGGGGATAACAGGCTGATCTTCCCCAAGAGTCCATATCGACGGGATGGTTTGGCACCTCGATGTCGGCTCGTCGCATCCTGGGGCTGGAGTTGGTCCCAAGGGTTGGGCTGTTCGCCCATTAAAGCGGTACGCGAGCTGGGTTTAGAACGTCGTGAGACAGTTCGGTCCCTATCCGCTGTGCGCGTAGGAGTCTTGAGAAGGGCTGTCCCTAGTACGAGAGGACCGGGACGGACGAACCTCTGGTGTGCCAGTTGTTCTGCCAAGGGCATGGCTGGTTGGCTACGTTCGGGAGGGATAACCGCTGAAAGCATCTAAGCGGGAAGCTTGCTTCGAGATGAGGACTCCCACCCACGTGATGGGTTAAGGCTCCCGGTAGACGACCGGGTTGATAGGCCGGGTGTGGAAGCACTGTGAGGTGTGGAGCTGACCGGTACTAATAGGCCGAGGGCTTGTCCATAGGTGCTACGCGTCCACTGTGTGGTTCTGGAACAATGACCAGGACCAGTGTTAATTGAAGATTGTTGCTGGTTGCCTTGTGTTCCCAAGGTTTCCGGTGGTCATAGCGTGAGGGAAACGCCCGGTTACATTCCGAACCCGGAAGCTAAGCCTTACAGCGCCGATGGTACTGCATGCGGGAGTGTGTGGGAGAGTAGGACGCCGCCGGAATATTTGTGAAGGGGTGTGGCCCCGGCCGAGTTCAATTCGGTCGGGGCCACACCCCTTTTTCGCGTTCCCGTGTTGACTGCTATGGGGCGCCGGCGGGTCCACCGTGGGATCTCCTGCTACCCCACGGGGTGGGTGCGCCGGGGGCGGGCTGGGGGAGCGAGGCCCCTTGGAGCGGTCGACCAGGCAGCCGCGCGGGCGGCCAGTGAGGAGGGCGGCCCGGCGTTCCTGGGCGGCCAGGCAAAGCGTTCCTCTCGTAGGCCGCGGGCGCCCCTCAAGCAGCCCTCTCGAAAGGCGGGGGGCGGGGGGGGAAGCCGTTCAGAGGCGGCCAGCAGCCTTCAGGGCGAGGTAGGTGTCGGCCAGGGCGGGCGGCAGTTCCTCGGGAGAGCGGTCGACCACGGTGACTCCGCAGCGGCCCAGCATCGCCTCCACGCGGCGGCGCTCGGCGCGGGTGCGTTCGGCAGCCGCCGCCTCGTAGATGTCGTGCAGGGTGCCGCGGGCCGCGGCCATCTCGTCCACCCTGGGGTCGCTGACGGCGGCCACGACGACCTCGTGCCGCGAGGTGAGGGCGGGCAGGACCGGAAGGAGGCCCTCCTCCACCGGCGCCGTCTCCAGCCCCGTGAGGAGGACGACGAGGGAACGGCGGCGGGCCCTGCGGCGGATGGCGGCGACCATGGACCGCGGGTCGGACTCGACGAGCTCCGGCTCCAGGCCGGCGAGCGCCTCCACCATGGCGGGGAGCGCGGTGGCGGCGTTGCCGCTCTGCACGGAGGCGCGGGTGCGCCGGTCGTGCGCGAGCAGGTCCACCCGGTCCCCGGCCCTGGTGGCGAGCGCGGCGAGCAGCAGGGCGGCGTCCATGGCGGCGTCGAGCCGGGGAGCGTCGCCCACCCGGCCGGCGCTGACGCGTCCGGTGTCGAGGACTATCAGCACGTGCCGGTCCCGCTCCGGCCGCCAGGTCCGCACCGCGACCGTGCGGCCGCGGGCCGTGGCCCGCCAGTCGATGGATCGCACGTCGTCGCCGGGGACGTACTCGCGCAGCGAGTCGAACTCGGTGCCCTGCCCGCGCAGCATGACGGACGCCCGCCCGTCCAGGTCGCGCAGCCGGGCCAGCCGGGACGGCAGGTGCTTGCGGCTGGTGAAGGGCGGGGTGACCCGCACGCTCCACGGCACCACGTGGGAGCCCTGACGCGCCGCGAGGCCCAGCGGGCCGACGGACCGGACGGTGACCCGGTGGGCGCGCCGGTCGCCCCGCCGGATGGGCTGGAGGCGGGTGGTGACGCGGCGTCGCTCCTGCCCGGGCACCTCGATGGTGTGCCGGGAGACGCTGGGCGGGGTGCCCTCCGGCCACGAGCTGGGCGGCCAGGCGTCGCGCAGCTCGCCGCGGAGGGTACGACCCGAGGGGTTGGAGATGAGCAGCGAGACGTCGGCCGTCTCGCCGAGCCGCACCTGGGTGGCGCCCGCGCGCTGCAGGCGCAGCCCGCGTACCGGCGCGGCGAGCAGCAGGTCGACCAGCACGCCCAGCACCACGACCCCGGCCATCACCAGCACCCCGGTCAGGCTGGGCAGCAGCAGGCCCACGACCAGGCTGCCGAGCAGCGCGAGGAGGACGGTACGTCCGGTCAGGGCCATGGTGCGATCCCGTCGACGGTGGGGCGGGCAGGAGATGAGGGGGAACGTGGGGAGCGCCGGCCGGCGCGGTCGGTCAGATCGGCGCGGGGACCTGGGCGAGCACGTGCTCGATGACGGCGTCGCCGGTCGCGCCCTCCATCTCCGCCTCGGGGCGCAGCTGGATGCGGTGCCGCAGCGTCGACATGGCCAGCGCCTTGACGTCGTCGGGGGTGACGTAGTCCCGGCCGGTGAGCCAGGCCCAGGCGCGGGAGGTGGCGAGAAGCGCGGTGGCGCCGCGCGGCGAGACGCCGAGGGCGACGGCCGGCGAGTTCCGGGTGGCCCGGCACAGGTCGACGATGTAGGCGAGCACCGCGGGGGCGACCTGCACGCGTTCGACGGCGCGGCGTGCGGCGGCGATGTCCGCGGGGCCGGCGACGGCGGTGACGCCGGCCGCGGCGAGGTTGCGCGGGTCGAAGCCGGTGGCGTGCCGGTGCAGCACGTTCACCTCGTCGTCGCGGGAGGGCAGCGGCAGGATCAGCTTGAGCAGGAAGCGGTCGAGCTGGGCCTCGGGCAGCGGGTAGGTGCCCTCGAACTCCACCGGGTTCTGGGTGGCGGCGACGATGAACGGGTCCGGCAGCGGGCGGGCGACGCCGTTCACCGAGACCTGGCGCTCCTCCATGGCCTCCAGCAGTGAGGCCTGGGTCTTCGGCGGCGTGCGGTTGATCTCGTCGGCGAGCAGCAGGTTCGTGAAGACGGGGCCCTCCTGGTAGGAGAACTCCGAGGAGCGGGCGTCGTAGACCAGGGAGCCGGTGACGTCGCCGGGCATGAGGTCGGGGGTGAACTGGATGCGCTTACTGTCGATGCTCAGGGCGGCGGCGAGGGAGCGCACCAGCAGTGTCTTGGCGACGCCGGGCACGCCCTCCAGCAGGACGTGGCCGCGGCAGAGCAGCGCGACGACGAGTCCGGTGACGGCGGGGTCCTGGCCGACGACGGCCTTGGCCACCTCGGCGCGGACCGCGCCGAGCGCCTGGCGGGCCCGCTCGGCGGCCTCGGCCTGCTCGTCCGCGTCGCGCTTGCCGAGTTCGACGCCGGCCGGTCCGGCCGGTCCCGTGCCGGCCGTGCCGGCGGCGGGGGAGGGCGCGGCGGAGAAGTCGGTGGTGGGCTGCTCGGTCGGCCGGGGCGGCTGCTGGCCGGCGGGGTTCTGGCCGGGGGCGTTCTGGCCGCCGGGCCAGTGGCCCGAGTGGCCGGAGTGGCCGGAGGGCTGGCCGCCGGTCGGCGCGGGGCCTTCGGGGTGGGCGGCGCGCAGCTGCATCGTGCCGTGCTCCGGCGGTGCGGGGGGTGCCGCGGGCATGGCCGGCACCGGCCGGGCGTCCTGTGGGCTGGGCGCGCTGCCGTGGCCGGGATCGCCGTTGTGGCCGGGGTGGCCGTGCTGGGCGGAGCCGGTGCCGTTCGGGTCGGTCACGAGCTGCGTACCTCTCTCACGAGTGCGTCGAGTTCATCTGCCAGGCGGACCAGCGCCTTGGGATCGGTGGGCGGGGGCCCGAAGAGCAGGTCGTGCACCTGCCCGGGGTGGCGCCCGGTGGTGCGTCCGCTGACCGCGGGGACGACGACGGTGGGGTCGTCCGCCTGTGTGCCGCCGATGCGCAGCATCGGGGCGAGCCGGTGCCGGGCCGAGCGCCGCAGCGCGTCGGCGGCGCGGTCGCCGGCGTGGGCCCGTTCGTAGAGGCGGGCGCGGCCCTCGGTGGCCTCGGCGGCGCGGACCACCGCCGGGAGTTGTTCGGTGACGACGGGACCGAGGCGGCGGGCCCGCCACAGGGCGAGCAGTAGCACGGCCACGCCGAGCTGGACCAGGCCCCAGCGCCAGCCGGCCGGCAGCAGGGAGAAGAAGCCCTCCTGGCCCTGGCCGCCGGTGTACTCGGTCAGTTCGCTGAGCTGCGGCATGTACCAGACGACCCGGTCGCCGCCGCCGAGCACGTTGAGGGCGAGGGCCGCGTTGCCGGCTTCGTCGAGGGCGTCGTTGGTGAGCGGGGCGGAGCTGCCGAGGACGACGAGGTCGCCCTCCGGGGCGTCGCCGGGGGCGCGCGGCGGGGTGGGGGCGGCGGCGAGCACGGTGCCGTCGCCGGCCGTCTCGGCGCTGGCCTGGGGCAGGCCCGGTGCGCTGTCGGCGTCGGTGGGCACGCGCAGCAGCCAGGAGGCGTCCGCCCCGCCCAGCGGGTAGCAGGCATCGGCGCCGTCGGCGGTGGTCGTGTAGCCGTAGCCGCCGGCGGAGAGCGCGCCGGCGGAGCGCGCCGCGGTCAGCTCGCACTCCGGCTGGAGGTCCTGGGTGTCGTGGTAGTCGAAGCCCGCGCTGATCTCGTCGGTGAAGACGGGCAGCGAGTAGTCGTCCGGCTCCAGCAGCACCAGCCGCCCGGTGGTGCCGGCGCCGGCCTGGCGCAGCAGCTCGGCCTGCTCGGGGAAGACCAGGAAGGGGTCGGCGACGACGAGCGTGCTGCCGGGCCGCAGCGCGTCGGCGGCGTCGATGGCCGACTCGGCCACCTCGACGGTGACTCCGCGGTCGCGCAGCAGTTCGGCCAGGGCCATGGTGCCCTCGGGCGCGGGGGAGCGGGGGTCCAGGGGGGCGCGGTCGCTGTCCTGGAGCAGGGCGCCGCCGACCGCGACCAGCACGATGCCGGCGACCAGCAGCAGCGGCACCCGGAAGCGCCGCCACAGGTCGGTGCCGGAGGGGTCGGTGGAGGTGCGGGCGCGGCGGCCGTCGCCGTTGCCGGAGGGCGCCGTGGTGGAGGGCGTCGGCGCGGGGGCGGTGGGCCCGGTCGCGCCGGTGACGGTGGGGGCGGGTGTGGTCACTGGGGCCCCCGGGTGGTGAGTGTGCCGGCGCCGCCGGGCGCTGCGGGCACTGCGGCGGAAGGGACGGCCCAGCCGGCCGGGGCGGTGCCGGCCGCGGCGGCCATCGGCCGGGCGGCGGCGATCTGGTCGTCGAGGGCGCGCATGGTGGCGTAGTTCTCCGCGGTGGCGGTGCGGCCGCCGTAGCGCACGCCGTCGAAGATCCGGGCGGCCTCGGCGAGCGCGTCGGCGGCCTGCGGGAGCTGGGCGGCGGCGTCCCGGGCGATCTCGGTGGCGGTGCGGCCGGGGCGGTCGTCCAGCAGCGCCCGTTCGTGCAGGGCGCGGGCGATGGCCCGCATGCGTTCGCCGACGGCCTCCGGCCAGGCGCCGGCGGCCGCGTGGCGCTCGGCGGCGGCGCGGTGCTCGGCCGCGCTGCGGGCCACCCCGCCGAGCAGCGGCTGGGCGCTGCGCGGCTGGGCGCGCATCCGGCCCAGGCGCAGGCGCAGCGCGACGATGGCGAGCAGGGCGATCACCAGGAGGGTGACGACGCCGACCCAGCCGCCGGGGGCGGCGGAGGCGGTGGCGTCGAGCAGTTCGGCGACCCGCTCCCAGAACCACTCCCAGGCCTGCTCGATCGGGCCGGGGCGGGCGTCCTGGTAGACGGCCCGGGACAGCTCGTCCCGGGCGGCCTCGCGGGCGGTCTCCCCGTCGATGTCCAGCGGGGGGGCGCTGGGGCCGGGCGATGCCGCGCCCGGTGCCAGCGTGACGAGTGAGGTCCACGTGGCCGGAGGCGCGAGCGGGGCCGTCGATACCAGCACCGGCGTCAGCCTGCCCAGGTGGGGCCGTGTCCGGGGCCGGGCGTGCCGGGGCCGGCCGGCGGCTGCGGGCCCTCGTGCAGCGGCACGCCGGCGGTGCGGGCCAGCTCCAGGTCGAGCGCCTCGCGCCGGATGCGCTGGTCGACGTAGAGCAGCACGGTGACGCCGGCGATGATCGGCATGGTGATGGCGGTGGCCAGTGCGGTCGCCGCCTGCTGCAGGGCCATGAAGGCGAAGGACGCCGGATCCAGCATGATCGTCCCCACCAGGCTGGGTATCACGGCGATGAGCTCGGCGACGATCCCGGCCAGCACGTAGCTGAGCAGGAAGATGCCGAACAGCCGCCACCAGGAGCGGCGGGTCAGCCGCCAGCTGCGGGACAGCGCCCGGCCCACGCCCTGCTTCTCCAGCATCAGCGCGGGGACCGCCAGCAGCAGTTTGACGTACAGCCAGACGCTGACGGCGACGGTACCGAGGCCGAACACCAGGGCGGTGATCACCGTGAGGGCCACCGGGGCGTCGGCGGCGGCCAGCGCCACCGGGATGCCGATGGTGGGCAGCATGCCGACCAGGAACGCGCCGTAGGTGATCAGTGAGGTCAGCAGGGTGAGGCCGAGCAGCCGGAACACCTGCGGGGCGGCGTCGCGCCAGGCCTCGCCGATGGTGGTGTCGCGGCCGAGCACCGCCCGGCTGATCACCACGGTGAGCAGGCCGCTGGCGATCGCGGTGGCGATCAGCGAGACCGCCACGGCCACCAGCGCGCCGGCGGTGGCACCGCCCAGCATGCCCATGACCTCGTCGAGGTCCTCCGTCTGCGTGGGGTCCTGCGTGCTCAGCGCCAGGAAGTCGCGCAGGCCGAACCACATGACTGCCAACTGCAGGCCGGCGGAGAGCACCGAGACCACGAAGGAGATGCCGAGGACGGTGCGCCAGTGCCGGCGCATCGCGGTGATGGTGCCGTCGAGGATCTCGCCGACGCCGAGCGGGCGCAGCGGGATGATGCCCGGCTTGGGGCTGGGCGGGGTGGGGGCCGCCCCCCAACCGCCGCCGGGCGCGCCGCCCTGCTGCCACGCGGCCGGGTTCCAGCCCGTGGTGTTCCAGCCGCCCGGGCCCGCGGCGGGGCCTCCCGGCGCGGGGTCTCCCGGTGCCGGGCCCCAGCCGCTCGGCGGGGGCTGCTGGCCGGACCACTGTCCGCTGGTGGCGGCACCGGGGCCGCCCGGGGGGGTGCCGGGCGCGTGACCGGGTCCCTCGGATGGTGCGCGGTCGGCGGGCGGGCCGGCGCCGGGCGCGCCGGGGTTCGTCGGCGGCCGCTCGCCGGGGCCGCCGCCTGGTGAGGCCCAGCCCGGGGTGTCGGTCATCGCTGCTCCTTGCCGGGGACGGCCTGCTGGCACGGCGTTCCGTCCCCCCATTGTCGCGCCCCGCCGCCGGAGGTGTCGGGGCGGCCCCGGCGGCTGCGCCGGGCCGCCCGGCCGTCGCGCGTCCCGCCCGTCCGCTCCGCGAACCGCTCGATCTC
Coding sequences:
- a CDS encoding DUF58 domain-containing protein, with the translated sequence MALTGRTVLLALLGSLVVGLLLPSLTGVLVMAGVVVLGVLVDLLLAAPVRGLRLQRAGATQVRLGETADVSLLISNPSGRTLRGELRDAWPPSSWPEGTPPSVSRHTIEVPGQERRRVTTRLQPIRRGDRRAHRVTVRSVGPLGLAARQGSHVVPWSVRVTPPFTSRKHLPSRLARLRDLDGRASVMLRGQGTEFDSLREYVPGDDVRSIDWRATARGRTVAVRTWRPERDRHVLIVLDTGRVSAGRVGDAPRLDAAMDAALLLAALATRAGDRVDLLAHDRRTRASVQSGNAATALPAMVEALAGLEPELVESDPRSMVAAIRRRARRRSLVVLLTGLETAPVEEGLLPVLPALTSRHEVVVAAVSDPRVDEMAAARGTLHDIYEAAAAERTRAERRRVEAMLGRCGVTVVDRSPEELPPALADTYLALKAAGRL
- a CDS encoding DUF7544 domain-containing protein, whose protein sequence is MTDTPGWASPGGGPGERPPTNPGAPGAGPPADRAPSEGPGHAPGTPPGGPGAATSGQWSGQQPPPSGWGPAPGDPAPGGPAAGPGGWNTTGWNPAAWQQGGAPGGGWGAAPTPPSPKPGIIPLRPLGVGEILDGTITAMRRHWRTVLGISFVVSVLSAGLQLAVMWFGLRDFLALSTQDPTQTEDLDEVMGMLGGATAGALVAVAVSLIATAIASGLLTVVISRAVLGRDTTIGEAWRDAAPQVFRLLGLTLLTSLITYGAFLVGMLPTIGIPVALAAADAPVALTVITALVFGLGTVAVSVWLYVKLLLAVPALMLEKQGVGRALSRSWRLTRRSWWRLFGIFLLSYVLAGIVAELIAVIPSLVGTIMLDPASFAFMALQQAATALATAITMPIIAGVTVLLYVDQRIRREALDLELARTAGVPLHEGPQPPAGPGTPGPGHGPTWAG
- a CDS encoding DUF4350 domain-containing protein gives rise to the protein MTTPAPTVTGATGPTAPAPTPSTTAPSGNGDGRRARTSTDPSGTDLWRRFRVPLLLVAGIVLVAVGGALLQDSDRAPLDPRSPAPEGTMALAELLRDRGVTVEVAESAIDAADALRPGSTLVVADPFLVFPEQAELLRQAGAGTTGRLVLLEPDDYSLPVFTDEISAGFDYHDTQDLQPECELTAARSAGALSAGGYGYTTTADGADACYPLGGADASWLLRVPTDADSAPGLPQASAETAGDGTVLAAAPTPPRAPGDAPEGDLVVLGSSAPLTNDALDEAGNAALALNVLGGGDRVVWYMPQLSELTEYTGGQGQEGFFSLLPAGWRWGLVQLGVAVLLLALWRARRLGPVVTEQLPAVVRAAEATEGRARLYERAHAGDRAADALRRSARHRLAPMLRIGGTQADDPTVVVPAVSGRTTGRHPGQVHDLLFGPPPTDPKALVRLADELDALVREVRSS
- a CDS encoding DUF4129 domain-containing protein — its product is MLVSTAPLAPPATWTSLVTLAPGAASPGPSAPPLDIDGETAREAARDELSRAVYQDARPGPIEQAWEWFWERVAELLDATASAAPGGWVGVVTLLVIALLAIVALRLRLGRMRAQPRSAQPLLGGVARSAAEHRAAAERHAAAGAWPEAVGERMRAIARALHERALLDDRPGRTATEIARDAAAQLPQAADALAEAARIFDGVRYGGRTATAENYATMRALDDQIAAARPMAAAAGTAPAGWAVPSAAVPAAPGGAGTLTTRGPQ